The window ATGCCCGCCGATCTTCGCGGCGCGGCCGTACGCCTGCCCGGCGAGCCCCGCCGATACGGCGCGCACGAGCGACGATACGCCGAACCTCGCCTTGATCGCGTCGGTCGCCCGCTCGAGCGCGCGGTACGTCTCGCGCTCGTCGTCGATCTCGAGCTGGTACGTATCGTCGCGGACGAGGCCGCCGAGCGCAATGCTTACTTGGCGGACCGGCCTGCCGTCCCAGTGGACGCGGAACAGCTCCTTCGCCGCGCGGTACACGTGATTCGTCACCTGCGTCGGCATGAGCAGCGTCGTCTGCCGGGAGAAGCCGAACTCGAAGCCGGCCCCGGTGCAGCCGACCGACAGGACGCGGCCCATCACCCCGCGGAACCGGCAGCGCCGACACACCTCCTCCGAGAGCTCCAGGAGCACCGTCTCGATGTCGCGCGCCTCCGCGTAATCGCGCGGCAGCGTCATGCCGTGCCCGATCGCCTGCTGCGCCCCTTCGTGCGTGCCCGGCGTCACGGGGGAGTCGTCGATGCCGTGGGCGATGCGCCACAGCACCTCGCCGTTGATGCCCCACTTCCGCTTCAGCGTCTCGACGGGCGTGCGCGCGAGGTCTCCGATCGTGTAGATGCCCATCCGGTTCAGATGCCGCATCATGCGGCTGCCGACGCCGAACATGCCCTGCACCGGCACCTTCCACAGCTTCTCCTCGACCTCCGCCTTCCGCAGAACGTATACGCCCGCCGCGTTCTTCTTCGCGAACTGGTCGCACGCCATCTTCGCCAGCACCTTGTTATCGCTGATGCCGACGCGGGCGTAGACGCCCGTCTTCTCGAGAATTTCGCGCTGCATGCGCCGCGCCGTCTCTTTCGCGTCCCCGCCGTGGAGGTGGAGGCTGCCGGTCAGCTCGCAGAACTGCTCGTCGATGGAGAAGGGCTCCACCGCATCCGCGTACCGCTCCAGAATGCGCGTAATCTGCATCGAGACGTCGATGTACGTCTGCATGCGGGGACGGACGACGATCAGGTCCGCGCACTTGTTCAGCGCCTCGCCGAGCCGCTCCGCCGTCGTCACGCCGTACCGCTTCGCGATCGGACAGGCGGCCAGCACGATCCCCGAGCGGATCTTCGGGTCCCCGGCCACCACGACCGGCTTGCCCGCCGTCTCGGGTCGGCACGCCTTCTCGACGCTGGCGTAGAAGCTCTGCATGTCGGCCATCATGACGATGCGGCCTCCGCTATGATTCATCGGTCATCACCTTACCTGGGCAGAAAAATAAGAATGTACGTTCGGGGGCGGTTACGACTTATTATACACCGAACATATATTCTTATCCAGAGGCGAAATGGTCAACGGAACAGATTCCACATTTTGATCAGGTGCAGCGGGTTGTTCGGATCGAGCTTCTGATCGAGCACGAAGCGGATAACGTTCTCCTTCTGCGCGTCCGTCAGCTTCTCGTCGAGCGCCTTGCAGGCGAGGCCCAGGAGCCGCTTCACCGTCGAACGGCTCTGGAGGTCGGCCTTCGTCACGGTGCCGACCGCGGTTTTAAGCCGTTCCTTCGCCGCGGGATCTTTCAATTTCGTCTTCACGCGGTCCACCATCTGAACGCTGATGCCGTACTTTTCGTATGCGGGCACTCGAATCGCCTCCCGGGGTACAAACTACGATACCTATTGTATGTGGGGAGGCGGCGGAACCTGCTTTTTCGTTCAGGAAAAAGGTTTCGTAACGCAAACAAGGCGGCCCCCAAGGGACCGCCCCGTCGTAACCGCCTAGTCGATCAAATCGCCGTCCAAAATTTGCTCCCGGGCGAGCAGCGCCCGCAAATCGGCGTACGCCGCGCTCGTCCAGAACGTATCGCCCCGCACGAGCTCCGCCGCATCGTCGCGCGCCGCTTCCAGCGCCGCGAAGTCCGCCGACGGGTCGGCGAGCCGAAACTCCGGCGCGCCGCTCTGCTTCGTGCCGAAGAAGTCGCCGGGTCCCCGCAGCTCGAGATCGCGGCGCGCGACCTCGAAGCCGTCGTTCGTCTCCGTCATGACGCGCATCCGTTCGCGGCCTTGCTCCGACTTCGGATCGGCCACGAGCACGCAATACGACTGATGCGCCCCGCGCCCGACGCGGCCCCGCAGCTGGTGCAGCTGCGACAGGCCGAACCGCTCCGCGTCGTACACGACCATGACCGTCGCGTTCGGCACGTCGACGCCGACCTCGATGACCGTCGTCGACACCAACACGCCGACGTCGCCCGCCGCGAACCGGCCCATGACGTCGTCCTTCTCCGACGCCGTCATCCGGCCGTGCAGCAGCCCGACGGCCGCCGGCGGAAACACCGCCTGCAGCTGCGCGTACATGTCGAGCGCGTTCTGGAAGTCGAGCTTGTCCGACTCCTCGATGAGCGGACAGACGATGTACGCCTGCCGGCCCGCGGCCATCTCCCGCCGAATGAGATCCAGCACCTCGTCCATGCCCGAGTGCTTCACCCACGTCGTGCGGATCGGCAGCCGCCCCTTCGGCAGCTCCCGCAGCGTGGAGACGTCCATGTCCCCGAACGCCGTAATCGCGAGCGTGCGCGGGATCGGCGTCGCCGTCATCGTGAGCACGTCCGGATGCAGCCCCTTGCGGCGCAGAATGCTGCGCTGCGCCACGCCGAACCGGTGCTGCTCGTCCGTGACGACGAGCCCGAGTCCCCTAAAATACACGTCCTCCTGGATGAGCGCGTGCGTGCCGACGACGATGTCGACGAGTCCGCTCTGCAGGCTCGCGAGCACGTCGCGGCGCTCCCGCTCGCGGAGCGAGCCGATCAGGAGCCCGACCTCGATGCCGTACGGCTCGAATAAGCGCCGCAGCGACTTCGCGTGCTGCTCGGCCAAAATTTCGGT is drawn from Paenibacillus antri and contains these coding sequences:
- a CDS encoding DNA polymerase IV — protein: MNHSGGRIVMMADMQSFYASVEKACRPETAGKPVVVAGDPKIRSGIVLAACPIAKRYGVTTAERLGEALNKCADLIVVRPRMQTYIDVSMQITRILERYADAVEPFSIDEQFCELTGSLHLHGGDAKETARRMQREILEKTGVYARVGISDNKVLAKMACDQFAKKNAAGVYVLRKAEVEEKLWKVPVQGMFGVGSRMMRHLNRMGIYTIGDLARTPVETLKRKWGINGEVLWRIAHGIDDSPVTPGTHEGAQQAIGHGMTLPRDYAEARDIETVLLELSEEVCRRCRFRGVMGRVLSVGCTGAGFEFGFSRQTTLLMPTQVTNHVYRAAKELFRVHWDGRPVRQVSIALGGLVRDDTYQLEIDDERETYRALERATDAIKARFGVSSLVRAVSAGLAGQAYGRAAKIGGHYK
- a CDS encoding stage VI sporulation protein F, with the translated sequence MPAYEKYGISVQMVDRVKTKLKDPAAKERLKTAVGTVTKADLQSRSTVKRLLGLACKALDEKLTDAQKENVIRFVLDQKLDPNNPLHLIKMWNLFR
- the recG gene encoding ATP-dependent DNA helicase RecG — protein: MTQDLYAIPVEQVRGVGEAKARELASFGIFSVGALLDSFPIRYEDFRIRPLEETPDGEKATVSAVVMSEPNVQRFGKKTRMVCKAASGSILFTAVWFNQHYLKDRLPYGGEAVLTGKWDKARKQLTVSGTEFPNSRVQKAGSVIPVYAVGGEITQPWMRKTIATALDQFGDAMPELLPPELVRKYRLLPRRDAVRGIHQPGGAVSGADARRRLVYEELFLFQLKIQAYRAWANRRKEGVPHRFDREEVRRFVRALPFELTDSQKKVIAEILKDLESPHSMNRLLQGDVGAGKTIVAAVALYACVRGGLQGALMVPTEILAEQHAKSLRRLFEPYGIEVGLLIGSLRERERRDVLASLQSGLVDIVVGTHALIQEDVYFRGLGLVVTDEQHRFGVAQRSILRRKGLHPDVLTMTATPIPRTLAITAFGDMDVSTLRELPKGRLPIRTTWVKHSGMDEVLDLIRREMAAGRQAYIVCPLIEESDKLDFQNALDMYAQLQAVFPPAAVGLLHGRMTASEKDDVMGRFAAGDVGVLVSTTVIEVGVDVPNATVMVVYDAERFGLSQLHQLRGRVGRGAHQSYCVLVADPKSEQGRERMRVMTETNDGFEVARRDLELRGPGDFFGTKQSGAPEFRLADPSADFAALEAARDDAAELVRGDTFWTSAAYADLRALLAREQILDGDLID